The Penaeus vannamei isolate JL-2024 chromosome 23, ASM4276789v1, whole genome shotgun sequence DNA window GTGTTTAGATCTCGGGGAGAAATGCTTCTTTTTGCTGATGCTGATGGCGCAACCACATTCTCCGACTTGGATAAAGTGGAAGCTAGTCTGAAGAATATTTGTGCCGGTAAGCAAAAGGTTTTGTTGATCAGTACTTTACTGTCACATTAATATACAGGTTCAAATTTTATTATGCTCTGTGTTTGCTTAGTTATTTAGCATTTCCCTTAGATTTAAGTGGGAGGGAGGCAGTGTTTAACAGTCCAGCACTTTTGTATAGCCAATAGTTCTGTTGGCTGGCACAACCTAAGGTTTCTATGAACTTTTCTTTATGTAAGAGTACATGTAGTAATTGTTGCATTAATTGCTTGGCTTATATTCTCATTCCTATTTTGCTGAAGTAAGATTTTTGATTACCAGATGAGAAGACACTAAGTGAGGCTATTGCTGTATCATGTGGATCAAGAGCTCATTTAGAAGAGGAGTCTGTTGCTACGAGAACATTCTTCAGAACGCTTTTGATGTACGGCTTCCACTTCTTGGTGTGGCTGTTTGCAGTGCGTGGAGTTCGAGACACACAATGTGGCTTTAAACTTTTGACACGCCGATCTGCCCGTATTTTATTCAACAGTTTACATGTTGAGAGATGGTAGGTGAATTTACTTTATGACTTACAAATGGTGACCAGTGTATTTTTACATGATTGATAATTTCACTGGATGGTCAATTGTCAATTAAGCTTTTTTATTAACACCATTAAAGAGGGGAAAACTATCAAAGCAAGAATCAGTATTTTAAAATGACCAAACAAAGTTGCCTTTAGAAATATCTTGCAAATAAAAGCTACTTTTTCCATGAAACAAGGCAGGTTTGTTATCAGGTGGCTAATTTGAAGTAATTAATTTTTTCGTTTACAAGTTTCAAATATGTATCATGACTTTATAATGATCTTGTTACAGGGCATTTGATGTTGAGATGCTGTACTTGGCACAAGTTTTAGGGATTCCCATAGCGGAAGTTGCTGTAGAATGGCAGGAAATCGAAGGTGTGTCTCTAAATGTGAACACGAGTCTTTCCAACACTGACATTTTGTTAAAgtggatattttgtttgtttgtttgtttgtttgaagaaatattaaataaatcAGGAACTTAAAAAATTACTctcaatgtttttgtttttttcaggcACTAAGATGACCCCAGTGCTTAGTTGGATCGAGATGGGACTAGATCTGGTCATCATTTGGCTCCGTTACACACTAGGAGCTTGGAGAATAAGGGGTGATATGGCCAAGTGCCATCACACTTCTAGTTAAGGTGTATTAGTAGAGATAAATATTGTGTTGAGGAAAGCAGTCTTAAGAATTGGTATTTTTGTATATCTTGTTTCTcggcatttatatattttttattggaaGTACCTTTGTCCACTGTACATGTTGTATGAGTGTTTATTGACAAATGCCTCAAAATGCATTGCTTTAAATAAAGGTATTACAATATGAGGAATATAAGTTAAAGGAGAATATCTGAATGAAAATTCTGGATTttgtatttgaatataaatatttgataaaagaTTTATATACTTTCAAGCAATATGTTAACTGAGAAGGCTTTGAATAAATATCTTGCCCTCTCCGACTAGGATTCAAACCTGGGTCTTTGCACGAAGGTAACTGCACATGCTCATACCAACTGAGCTACACAACCCACATGAGAAGactttataaatatacaaaagatAAATTTAGGGATTGATAAATTCTGATTTTGCTGCTATATAGTTGCTGTAGGTTTTGAATGGGTATTGCTGTCTGTACAAATTACCATACCATATAGATAAAATGGAATGTAAACTTCCAAGGAAACCATTCGATTTGCAATTTTAAAGGACCGATTACCCAGGGATGGGAAGAAATTTATTAATCTTTAATTTTGTATTGTTCATAGTTAAGCATTTGGTCCTGCAATGTAAATTGTACCTCACTATGTTACAGGATCACACTGATCatgttaaaaaaaacaacagtaatgatgcaTCACATTAGTAAAATTTTATAGCTTTATATTTCCACGGCTTTTACGTATCACAGAGAAAGCACAATGTTGTGTTCAAGTTGAACAGTTGTCCAGATTACAGTTTGTGTTTTTCTATGTATGCTTTGTTTATATTTGATTCTTTTAAACTGTATCATTTACAGTGGCCTGACATTCCCGGACAAAAGTAGGTTTCATAAAGAATATAGCATTCAATTAAATTTCATGCATTACTTaaagatcatgaaaataatcatgtgGAAGCAAATGTTTTACATTAAAATTATAGATTTCAGTTTATTTGTTTACAGCTGGGATTCTGTTTTCTTTAATGAAAACATTTTGTTATGAATATATTGCAGTTCAGTAGTCATTTATGCActtgttattattttgaataaTAAATGCTGAATGTAGAAACCTCTGATTTGATTGAAAATTTAaaattgtaattttatttttccctcttcaccTGGTGAGATTTTCAGTGAtgaaatttgtatttatatcacccccctcccccccatcccttgccTGTTGTTGTCGTGGGTGGGCTTAGGAGATGGGGACTGAGACCCATTGCAGAGatctcccctaccttgggcctcaggcctaactttgcatggtcttttctcccacCTGCTCTTTCATTTCCGTCCTGAATGGCCTGAGGGAATCATGGACATGGTATCCCcgttttagttgtctagcccttacccctcaaggggaccctgaggggtggactgtttatttccccaacaaAGTTAAAGCTTCCAAaagccagtaatgaagatgtaattctgtttttaggggcaatgaggcttgcccttcTTCAAATAGCCTCACCAATTCAAACTCCCAGCACCCCAACCCCAGGCTTTCCTTTGACCATGACACTGAACACTGCAACTACTACCCAGTCCTCAATGCCTACCAGTACAGTATCCACTCAAGTCGAGACTCAATCTctagaagacattcctactcccaacttcctcaacttcatcacccctacccccacaaccttctttATCAATCACCCCATCCtcaccttacagccttattctccatctttctgcaatactacccccctcaacaatactccctcttccgcACGTCCCTGTCCTTCAACCACCCCTAACTCTACAAATATCTTTAATACTTTATTTAGCCCAATTTTCTGTGATCCCCCACCCTGATTGTTCCTGTCTCATTACAGTTACAtatgaaactgaagctatagccttctcaaatctaactgatctctctggtgACCCCATTcttgcagaacctcatccaactcttaatacttgtagcATGCTGCCCTATGGATGTCgactggtcagattgtggagaatagTTACTTGGCTGCCTTAAAGATCATTATGtaatatcagtacagtgctactccattcctcctagaaaTCATCGAAAGTACCCCACCAACACTGCTAAAATTACTTTCCAAAGACATGAACTTCCTTTTCATATCTACAGTCCTTCCCCTCCAGATTCTCCAACATGGACCGGCGCTTTCACTCAAAATAACTAACAtctagctctcctacattggaatattcacggtttccgttctcacagatcagacctacgtcatatccttgcttcgtataacaacctgttctccttcctcagatgcataaatatccttcacttgatctaattcccttacctaaaccaccataaccctttccctcatcaacccccttacccatcttcaacttccttgttcgaccataccaacctcctccccgtcaatgtcaaaactgttggcactttggacatcctgccaaacactgccattCCACAGCCCGATGCCCCCAATGTGCCCAACCCagtcataacagatcaaactgctctgctcaaacacgcacatgtgctaactgtggcagctcccataatgtattttatagaggctgcctcacctacaagtttgagtctgaggtagcaactctcagatacaaacttGGTCTCACTCTACATGAAGCCAGACAGGTAGCAtaccgacaaggtttctctcatactccatactctagtaatgTTGCTAACTCTGCCCTCCCGCTCCatcccaagatgttcctacaccctctcctATACCTACCTACtttcccatttccacttctacctctTACCTTcctcagtcaaattcttttgccagtctaaatccagacactccaatctcaactacagccccaacaccatcccctccccgCAGTACACACAGCAGACAgtctaaacgttccaccccttcttctcctaccacTCACTCACCTATCTTtgcctttactcctcagacaccagtctcctcttcctctcctcataagaaaacctttctcTCACAAAACTCTGCAACCAACtgcactgcagaaactatggaagatattcaaaactTTATGCTTGACACAATATTccacaactcatgctccctccacactctaaGAGACTGCTAATATCCATCATCCTACTACTCATATTCCCCTTACACcactttctcctactccctcccaacacaacccatccccctcaattccaactactaccgatatccatcatcctactactcatattccccctacaccactttctcctactccctcccaacacaacccatccccctcagctCCAACACCTACAttacccctctatcccttctactccctcctggatacacatgaATCCCTGTCACAattatgcccttccccagatccaCCACCACCTGATACCCCTCCTGATActacaccaacccccccccctctaattccttatctcacaccctagctccttccccttcaaattccccaacacatactatatacattaTCACTTATAAAtcaactaagatatagctctcctacattggagtATTTGCGGTTTccattctcacagaccagacattcatcatatcttttcttcttataatccatcctTTATCTACTttctgctttgacaacctgttctccttcctcagacgcatacatatcctttacttgatctaattcccttacctaaaccaccctAACCCATTCATTCATTAGCTCCTTTACCCTTCTTTAATATTATTCTAggtagttgacgcatagcaactatcacccgtCACCATCCTTTACTATACTtttccatagtgctatatgacgttagatgtctagcacatttattttgcttttaaccattaaccatttataTCACTTTTTTCATGGTTGACAAAGTTCAAGAATAGTAGTTTTCCTCCTTACAATAGAAGTGGTGGCACTGTAATACAGAAAATAGATTTAAATCCTCTAACAGTGTAACGAAGGTTTTATTAAAAACGACTAGATTCATAAAGCCATTTCATAGTCACATGCTACAAGGTAaacattttattttaaaaatcaggtgaagtacacacacacacacattacaaaaatgataattttaccaTGGTCATGTAGAGTTGCCACAAATATGTATTACCTCAGGATTTGCTGGGgtaacatataatattatattaatttatttatttcatttatatatctgaGAAGTCTGATTTGCTTAAGGAAATTTGGAGAATTTCCAGCTTAAGTTTGCTGGTGGTGTTTGTAGAATATCTTTTAGATTTTCttacttatcctctccctctctctgggttTCAAAGTAAAGCAAACAATGGACATTGGAAGAGATGGTATTTAGTAACTGATGCATGTTCTATTACAAGAAATAGTAAACTGTTTCTGCCTCTTGACTGGAACTTGGTAAATGTATGTACAGAACAGTGACACAAATGCCTTGGTGGAGGGTAAATACTTTTATGCAAAAGAATTCCAGTGACAGGAAATAAGAGTCACTAACCAAGTATCAGCAGTGATATAATCAAATGCTTTTTATGGCATTTCAGCTGTAATTCACCACTAAATGAAGGATAAACTCAAAACTCTATAGACGTTATCTTCAGTTGTAATATTGGAAATGCTACATTTAACTTGACTGCTTTGGTTGTTGCTTCGGTAAAAATTGCATAGTGATAATGGGAACTTGAATTGCAGGACATTTCTGCATTAGCACccagaataaaaataggaaatattatGGTATATACATCTTGTGACATGGTAAATCTAGTTGTATTGTTCTTTGCATATGGTAGTAGTTCCACTTCTTTTGTTTTGAGGTCAGGACAATTTGGTTCCGAGTTTTCATCTTGTCTGAAAACTCCAAAAGCCAAGGAAGAAAATTTTATCAGAGTTGTCATTTTACTAATTTATGATTAAAATACTGAAGGATAATGCAAACTCAGTTAAGAGCTATTGGAATATATTATGCCTCTAACAGAAGAGGAATGACATGCTCATATTGCCATTCACCTGGAATCAAAATACAGGTGTATATGTCTTTAACATGAATGCCCTTTATGAACAGAAATTAAACTAACAAATACAAAAGCAGTAGGGATTACTGGTGTTTCATATAAGCAATAATAACTATTCAGTCCTCTTAAATGATATGGTTATCAAATTCTCATATTTTCCTGGAATGTTTGTTTTTGTCCtaaaaatgaaactgaaaaagGGCACTTAAGTGTGACATCTGACTTGTTGCTAGTGATTTGAATATACACTTGATTTAAGGCTACAATAACAACCAACCTTATCTGATAATTTGGAGTCACATATCACAAATCCATTTACCTACCTAATTTACAAACACTAAGTTGTGACCAAATAATCTGTAAAGGGACAACAATGTTTACAAAAGACAGTCAAATGTTGAAACAAAATGCAACTGAGTCCAAAGTAAATATATGAAACCACTGCATATGTGTGAGTAGATTAACTGAGAACAAGCTGTCAGCCTTAGAGCATCTGAACGCCTTCAATGTCACCCAATCCTGACAGAGCATTCCTACTAGGATCATCGCTTGCATTTgtaaaattttctttcttctcactcttgcCCGAGTCACTCTTTTCCTCTGAATTACCCCATTCCCCAAGATCACCTGCCATCACATCCTTGTATCTGTTGTACTCCGCTTCCTCTTTCTGGAAAGAGAAGACTGTGAGAATGTTCTCTCTTTCTGGAAAAGAAATACTATACAAAGAATGTACATCAGGGGAAAAAAAATAGTCTGTTTTTAACGTAAAATGAAGTGTAAATATTTTACTAACAAAACAAATCATCCTACAGTCTAAACTTAACAAAATACATAATGAACTAAATGTATGAATATCATAATAGAAACAAGTCTACCGTAATcatgaaacataaaaaataaatgaaatacatataacataatcATGAAACATCATACTCATAACTGAAACCAGCATCCTGTAATAATTAAACATTAATATATCATCACATCTTATCTAATTAATGTTATACTATCACTGCAATTTCACCaacagaaaattaataaatgaatcaaAATAAATACTACTTACAGCTTTGTCCATTCTTGCAAACTTTTCGAACATGCCTCCGTACAGTTTCTTCTCCTTCAGTTTGTCGGCCTTAATCTTCGCTGCACACAGCTGTAACTGATGCTTTGCTGCTTTGTTGCTTTCGTCTAACTTAAGACACGCCTGAAAGTCAAGTTGCCCTTGCTCCGCATCACCCATGTTTAAATACGCCTGTAAATGATAGTTTAGTTGTTAGAACAGTTACGATCCTTTTACATCTTGCTTCGGGGTTACTATTACACCTGCATTTATTCTGAACCTTAAattcttttttaatctatttactcACCTGCCCTCTTCTAAAATAACCTTTGACACTGGTACTGTCCAGCTCTAGCGCCTTGGTGGCATGTTCTCTTGCATGAGAGTTGTCATTCAGCTTCAGGTAGGCCATTGCAAGATTAAGATGTCCGGCAAGGAGAACCGAGTGACTCTCAGCTTTCTTTTCATCGTCCAAGCCTGTCATTGAAAATTAAAAACGAAGTGTCTCAatctttttaattatatatatgatgaagtGGTGGACAAacccttaaaaatatatatgaaataaatagattaaaacgaattcataaaaaaaagaacaaaataagtaTAAGGAtcacaataatataacaaaagtgataataatgattttgatcattacaatagtaataattattatcaaaataataacaataatgataataagtttacTGCACAGAATATGGATAAAAGttgtattttttctactttcttgaaaaaaatataagccTAGCAAGGATGAGCGAACTAACCTGAATCATACTGTAGGAGATCAATGATCTTCTTGTACTGTTTTACTGCTAGCCGATATTTATTCTGCTTGAAGAATGTTGTTCCTCGTTCCTTGCACACCTTCGCCTGCTCAATTTTCTCCTCTTGGTCCATTTCCCAAGATTCTTTTGCCTTTTCAAAACTGCGCAACTCGACCTCATACTCTAAAGATGCCCCAGGCGGTACATTCAGATCTGGGTTGCCAGCTGACCCAAAGGCATACTGAAAGCCAATTTCAATTTTGATCCTAAACAGTTTAATTCAAGGGCTAAATATGAAGGTCATATTCAAAAAAAGATATTCTTTACATATGATGTTATAAGGATATTACAAACCAAATCAAAGTTCTGAGTATCAGGAATACTAGTATAGAATTTTTAGCGGTTActtctgaatatatacataacatacaggTAACTTACCTTTGGTGCCAATTTGATTGTAGACTTTTCACCCTTTTTAAATCTTTCTAAAGCCCTTTCAAGGCCCTCTGGAATGTTGTGTTCTGTTCCTTCACCCAATGGGAACTGTACCTCTCTGTCATCAAACGAAGTGCCATTCACCTTGCCAACCACATGTACTGAAAGGAGAAAATGTTTTCCAATATATTTTGCAAATGTCATCATCATGGAACTTTCTCTCtggatatatatgcaaattaacaaaaaggagaacaaaattgaatagcgagagaaagagagaaagcaagagagagagagagaggatggggtaaagaaagaaaaatgaaagttatgaaagagagagagaaagagaagtcaaAAAGATgattgaaataaaagagaaagagtataaTTACCATCGACAATTGCCCCATCATTTGGCGTTTGATAACCCTCTCCTTCAGCCATAATTCTTCGAATTATACCTCCATCCTTCTTTGAACTGAGGTCTTCACCACGCCATTCAAATAACTCAACCTGCAGAAACAATTAGAAAAGGAATAGCATttcactttatatattttttcacacaaaccaacacaagcACCACCCCTAGAGAAACAATACTAAAGTTGCcgattctgtaaataataataagtggGCCTTCGTAGTTTAATATATCAGCGAAGAGAGTACTGAAAATAGAGAGTACAGTTCGATTGTGAGATTGTAAATCTTTGTTTGCTCTTATAAGTGAAGATTATTGACTGATGATAATTGATGTATCCAAATTGAGCATTAATGACAGAATTCTTTTGAAGAACCCTGTTATGAAATCTGCAAGAAAATCACAAGATTTAAGGAAGATTTAAGGAATATTATGCTCGAAGTGATGGGGTTGATGGGAATTGGTAGCAGTCTCATACAAATTCTTAAAACCATTAGCACATTCATAAAGTTTTATTAACATCTTTTTATCCTAAGGACTACACAACAACCAAGGAAAGACCATCTCTCTAAACTGTAGTAGCAAATAGAGAAGAAACTTTGAAATTGCAAATACCCTTCAAGGCGTTgtatgaacagacacacagaccagtTCATTAACCCACTAACAACGGGTGTCCCGCATATGAGACTCCCGTAAAAATAAACACTGCTGGGCATCCCACCACTATGACGCTGTATCAGGGCTCGTGTTCTGACACAACAGCGggccgccgattttgtagccacccggaatCCTATGTTTTCGgtttcaaaatatactggcgttaatgggttaaaCAAATAGGACCAAAACTTTACAATACCAATAATCACCTGATACTGGAAAAAAAATCTCACCTCAAAAATCAGAGTGGCATTTGGTGGAATCTTTGGTGGGCTACCTCGTTCTCCGTAGGCATACTCGCTTCTGCAGGTAAATTtcgctatctctccttttttcattgttGCAACACCTAAATCCCATGCTTTAATGACTTCACCtgcaaatataaaataatgacaattaaaattcCATTCAAAAACCAAAAAATCTACAAAATCA harbors:
- the wol gene encoding dolichyl-phosphate beta-glucosyltransferase: MDVLILLVYLVALLMAAFIAVCVIVYINSEMYPTIKVYESEKQYEDPGIGEKFDFPSIKDPPTRSLSVVVPAYNEEARLPVMMDECMEYLEKRAKTDSSFTYEVIIVDDGSKDKTSQVGLGYGKKYGTDKVRVLTLAKNRGKGGAVRMGVFRSRGEMLLFADADGATTFSDLDKVEASLKNICADEKTLSEAIAVSCGSRAHLEEESVATRTFFRTLLMYGFHFLVWLFAVRGVRDTQCGFKLLTRRSARILFNSLHVERWAFDVEMLYLAQVLGIPIAEVAVEWQEIEGTKMTPVLSWIEMGLDLVIIWLRYTLGAWRIRGDMAKCHHTSS
- the LOC113817898 gene encoding peptidyl-prolyl cis-trans isomerase FKBP4 isoform X1: MAVEPGPEPAEENTMDVEPGPDAVDITEKKDGGVLKETLKEGGGNEHPLQGDRVFVHYVGTLAEDGSKFDSSRDRNEQFEFTLGKGEVIKAWDLGVATMKKGEIAKFTCRSEYAYGERGSPPKIPPNATLIFEVELFEWRGEDLSSKKDGGIIRRIMAEGEGYQTPNDGAIVDVHVVGKVNGTSFDDREVQFPLGEGTEHNIPEGLERALERFKKGEKSTIKLAPKYAFGSAGNPDLNVPPGASLEYEVELRSFEKAKESWEMDQEEKIEQAKVCKERGTTFFKQNKYRLAVKQYKKIIDLLQYDSGLDDEKKAESHSVLLAGHLNLAMAYLKLNDNSHAREHATKALELDSTSVKGYFRRGQAYLNMGDAEQGQLDFQACLKLDESNKAAKHQLQLCAAKIKADKLKEKKLYGGMFEKFARMDKAKEEAEYNRYKDVMAGDLGEWGNSEEKSDSGKSEKKENFTNASDDPSRNALSGLGDIEGVQML
- the LOC113817898 gene encoding peptidyl-prolyl cis-trans isomerase FKBP4 isoform X2 — encoded protein: MAVEPGPEPAEENTMDVEPGPDAVDITEKKDGGVLKETLKEGGGNEHPLQGDRVFVHYVGTLAEDGSKFDSSRDRNEQFEFTLGKGEVIKAWDLGVATMKKGEIAKFTCRSEYAYGERGSPPKIPPNATLIFEVELFEWRGEDLSSKKDGGIIRRIMAEGEGYQTPNDGAIVDVHVVGKVNGTSFDDREVQFPLGEGTEHNIPEGLERALERFKKGEKSTIKLAPKYAFGSAGNPDLNVPPGASLEYEVELRSFEKAKESWEMDQEEKIEQAKVCKERGTTFFKQNKYRLAVKQYKKIIDLLQYDSGLDDEKKAESHSVLLAGHLNLAMAYLKLNDNSHAREHATKALELDSTSVKGYFRRGQAYLNMGDAEQGQLDFQACLKLDESNKAAKHQLQLCAAKIKADKLKEKKLYGGMFEKFARMDKAKERTFSQSSLSRKRKRSTTDTRM